One region of Camelina sativa cultivar DH55 chromosome 6, Cs, whole genome shotgun sequence genomic DNA includes:
- the LOC104699339 gene encoding DNA-directed RNA polymerase V subunit 1-like has protein sequence MEEESSSSEMLEGEIVGITFGLASNHEICVASISESSINHASQLSNPFLGLPLEFGRCESCGATEPDKCEGHFGYIQLPVPIYHPAHVNELKQMLSLLCLKCLKIKKAKSTSGGLAERLLGVCCEEASNISIRDRSSDGASYLELKLPSRSRLQAGCWNFLERYGYRYGSNYTRPLLAREVKEILRRIPEETKKKLTAKGHIPQEGYIIEYLPVPPNCLSVPDVSDGFSSMSVDPSRIELKDVLKKVIAITSSRSGETNFESHHAEANGMFRVVDTYLQVRGTAKATRNIDMRYGVSKISDSSSSKAWTEKMRTLFIRKGSGFSSRSVITGDAYRDVNEVGIPIEIAQRITFEERVSVHNITYLQELVDNKLCLSYTQGSTTYSLRDGSKSHTVLKPGQVVHRRVMDGDVVFINRPPTTHKHSLQALRVYVHEDNTVKINPLMCSPLSADFDGDCVHLFYPQSLSAKAEVMELFSVEKQLLSSHTGQLILQMGCDSLLSLRVMLERVFLDKATAQQLAMYGSLSLPPPALRKSSKSGPAWTVFQILQLAFPERLTCKGDRFMVDGSDLLRFDFGVDAMASIINGIVTSIFLEKGPKEALGFFDSLQPLLMESLFAEGFSVSLEDLSMSRADMDVIHNLIIREISPMVSRLRLSYEDELQLENSIHKVKEVAANFMLKSYSMRNLIDIKSNSAINKLVQQTGFLGLQLSDKKKFYTKTLVEDMALFCKRQYGRISSSGDFGIVKGCFFHGLDPYEEMAHSIAAREVIVRSSRGLAEPGTLFKNLMAVLRDIVITNDGTVRNTCSNSVVQFKYGVDSEHGHQGIFEAGEPVGVLAATAMSNPAYKAVLDSTPNSNSSWELMKEVLLCKVNFQNTTNDRRVILYLNECHCGKRFCQENAAYTVRNKLKKVSLKDTAVEFLVEYRKQQTISEIFGIDSCLHGHIHLNKTLLQDWNISMQDILQKCEDVINSLGQKKKKKATDDFKRTSLSVSECCSFRDPCGSKDSDMPCLMFSYNATDPDLERILDVLCNTIYPVLLDTVIKVGFFFDGGAMFCQENAAYTVRNKLKKVSLKDTAVEFLVEYRKQQTISEIFGIDSCLHGHIHLNKTPRRCFEKAAEKCHKDSLSTVVGSCSWGKRVDVGTGSQFELLWNQKETGLDDQEETDVYGFLQMVRSTTNVDAYVSSPGFDVTEEEMAEWAESPERDSALGEPKFEDSADFQTIYEEGQPSGSNWEKSSSWDKGCSGGSEWGLSRNTGGEADPESNWEKTTNVEKEDALSGWNTKKDAQESSKSESNWEKSSSWDNGCSGGPEWGVSKNTGGEADPESNWEKTTHVEKEDAWTGWNTKKDAQESSKSDSGAWGLKTKDDDANTTPNWETRPAHTDSIVPENSEPSSDVWGLKSVSDKSWEKKNWGTESAPAAWGSTDAAVWGSSSKMNSETESDAAAWGSKDKKNSYIGSGAGVLGPWNKKSLETESDSATWGSSDKTKSGAAAWSSRDRKNMETDSEPDAWGSQVKKKSDTESGPAAWGAWDTKKSETDLGLAGWGTGDKKNSETESGPAAWGAWDTKKSETESGLAGWGTGDKKNSETESGPAAWGSWGQPSPTAADNDTNEDDGNPWVSLKETKSRENDDKERIQWGNPAKKFPSNGSHGSWSNGGGADWKGKRNHTPRPPRSEDNLAPMFTATRQRLDSFTSEEQELLSDVEPVMRTLRKIMHLSGYPDGDPISDDDKTFVLEKILNFHPEKEKKLGSGVDFITVDKHTTFSDSRCFFVVSTDGTKQDFSYRKSLNNYLMTTYPDRAEEFIDKYFTKPRPSGNRDRNNQDATPPGEEQSQPLTQSIGNGGEDFQTQSQSQSSSQNQTQSQTQTQSPSQTQAQAQSPSQTQAQSQSLSQNQTQTQAQSPSQTQAQSPSQTQAQAQVQSPSQTQT, from the exons aTGGAGGaagaatcttcttcatcagaaatGCTAGAAGGAgagattgttggaatcacattTGGTCTTGCAAGTAACCATGAGATT TGTGTAGCATCGATTAGTGAATCTTCAATCAATCATGCCAGTCAACTCTCTAACCCCTTCTTGGGGTTGCCTCTGGAGTTTGGCAGGTGTGAATCGTGCGGTGCGACAGAGCCAGATAAATGTGAAG gtcattttggttatattcAGCTTCCAGTGCCAATATACCATCCTGCTCATGTTAATGAACTGAAACAAATGCTGAGCCTTCTGTGCTTGAAATGTCTGAAGATAAAGAAGGCAAAG AGCACAAGTGGTGGTCTGGCGGAGCGCTTATTAGGTGTCTGTTGTGAG GAAGCTTCAAACATATCAATCAGAGATAGATCATCGGATGGGGCCTCATATCTAGAACTGAAGCTCCCATCTAGGTCAAGACTGCAGGCGGGTTGCTGGAATTTCCTGGAAAGATATGGTTACCGCTATGGAAGCAACTATACGCGGCCCCTGCTGGCAAGAGAg GTAAAGGAAATTCTAAGACGGATccctgaagaaacaaaaaagaaactcacaGCAAAGGGACATATTCCTCAAGAAGGATACATAATAGAATATCTTCCAGTCCCGCCTAACTGTTTGTCAGTGCCAGATGTTTCTGATGGTTTCAGCTCCATGTCAGTG GATCCTTCCAGAATTGAGCTAAAAGACGTTCTTAAGAAAGTGATAGCCATAACAAGCTCTAGGTCTGGCGAGACAAACTTTGAGTCGCATCACGCTGAAGCCAATGGAATGTTTAGAGTGGTGGATACCTATCTGCAGGTTAGGGGTACTGCCAAAGCAACAAGAAACATTGACATGAGATACGGGGTGTCTAAGATCTCGGATAGTTCATCTTCAAAAGCTTGGACAGAAAAAATGAGAACACTTTTCATCCGAAAGGGTTCAGGTTTCTCTTCCCGTAGCGTCATCACTGGAGATGCGTACAGAGATGTAAATGAGGTAGGCATCCCAATTGAAATTGCGCAGAGAATCACTTTTGAGGAAAGGGTTAGTGTCCACAACATAACTTATCTACAAGAGTTAGTAGACAACAAGTTGTGTTTGAGTTATACTCAAGGTTCTACGACCTATTCTTTAAGGGATGGATCCAAGTCGCACACTGTGCTTAAACCTGGGCAGGTTGTTCATCGCAGGGTCATGGATGGGGATGTTGTGTTTATCAACCGACCCCCGACGACACATAAGCATTCTCTTCAAGCGCTTCGGGTGTATGTTCATGAAGATAACACCGTGAAGATTAACCCTCTGATGTGTAGTCCCCTCAGTGCTGATTTTGATGGTGATTGTGTCCATCTGTTCTACCCACAGTCACTTAGTGCTAAGGCAGAGGTTATGGAGCTCTTCTCTGTGGAGAAGCAACTGCTTAGCTCCCATACTGGACAGCTGATTTTGCAGATGGGTTGTGATTCTTTACTGTCTTTGAGGGTTATGCTGGAGCGGGTGTTTCTGGACAAGGCAACTGCTCAACAGTTAGCTATGTATGGCTCTCTGTCTCTGCCACCACCAGCACTAAGGAAGTCCAGTAAATCTGGCCCAGCTTGGACAGTTTTTCAGATTCTACAGCTTGCCTTTCCAGAGCGTCTGACCTGCAAAGGTGACAGATTCATGGTTGATGGAAGTGATTTGCTGAGGTTTGATTTCGGGGTTGATGCGATGGCATCCATCATCAATGGCATTGTAACTTCAATCTTTCTGGAGAAGGGTCCAAAGGAGGCACTTGGATTCTTCGATTCGCTACAACCTCTTTTGATGGAAAGTCTTTTTGCTGAGGGGTTTAGTGTAAGTTTGGAAGACTTATCCATGTCTAGGGCAGACATGGATGTGATTCACAACCTAATAATCCGGGAGATTTCACCCATGGTGTCTCGGTTGAGATTATCATATGAAGATGAATTGCAACTAGAGAACAGCATCCACAAAGTGAAGGAAGTGGCTGCTAACTTTATGCTGAAGTCATATTCCATGCGGAACTTGATCGACATCAAGAGTAACTCAGCAATCAACAAGCTGGTGCAGCAGACAGGCTTCTTGGGTCTTCAGCTTTCTGACAAGAAGAAATTCTACACGAAGACTCTGGTAGAGGACATGGCTCTCTTTTGTAAGAGACAGTACGGCAGGATTTCTTCATCTGGCGATTTTGGAATAGTGAAGGGCTGCTTCTTTCATGGGCTGGATCCGTATGAAGAGATGGCTCATTCAATTGCAGCAAGGGAGGTTATTGTTCGCTCTTCAAGGGGGTTAGCTGAGCCTGGAACTCTCTTTAAGAATCTGATGGCTGTTCTTCGGGATATCGTAATTACAAACGATGGAACTGTAAGAAACACCTGTAGTAACTCAGTCGTCCAGTTCAAATATGGAGTTGATTCTGAACATGGACATCAAGGTATTTTTGAGGCGGGAGAACCTGTTGGAGTATTGGCAGCTACTGCCATGTCAAATCCTGCGTATAAGGCAGTGCTTGATTCCACTCCAAATAGTAATTCATCATGGGAGCTAATGAAG GAAGTTCTGCTCTGCAAAGTCAATTTCCAAAACACTACTAATGATCGGCGCGTAATCCTATATTTAAATGAATGCCATTGTGGAAAAAGGTTTTGCCAGGAAAATGCTGCTTACACAGTCAGGAACAAGCTGAAGAAAGTTAGTCTTAAAGATACTGCAGTGGAATTCCTCGTCGA ATACAGAAAGCAACAAACTATATCAGAAATTTTTGGAATTGATTCATGCCTACATGGCCATATTCATCTTAATAAG ACATTGTTGCAAGATTGGAACATCAGTATGCAGGATATCCTTCAAAAGTGTGAGGATGTAATTAATTCACtaggacaaaagaaaaagaagaaagctacTGACGACTTCAAGAGAACAAGTTTGTCTGTCAG TGAGTGCTGCTCTTTCCGAGATCCTTGTGGGAGCAAAGATTCAGATATGCCTTGTTTGATGTTCTCCTACAATGCCACCGATCCTGATCTAGAAAGAATTCTTGATGTTCTTTGCAATACAATTTACCCGGTTCTGCTGGATACAGTGATCAAAG TCGGTTTCTTCTTTGATGGGGGTGCAAT GTTTTGCCAGGAAAATGCTGCTTACACAGTCAGGAACAAGCTGAAGAAAGTTAGTCTTAAAGATACTGCAGTGGAATTCCTCGTCGA ATACAGAAAGCAACAAACTATATCAGAAATTTTTGGAATTGATTCATGCCTACATGGCCATATTCATCTTAATAAG ACACCAAGAAGATGTTTTGAGAAAGCGGCTGAGAAATGTCATAAAGATTCTCTATCAACAGTCGTTGGGTCTTGTTCTTGGGGGAAACGCGTGGATGTTGGTACAGGTTCACAGTTTGAACTTCTATGGAACCAAAAAGAG ACTGGTCTagatgatcaagaagaaacAGATGTGTACGGCTTCCTCCAAATGGTCAGATCCACGACAAATGTAGATGCATATGTGTCTTCCCCTGGTTTTGATGTTACAGAGGAAGAAATGGCTGAATGGGCTGAATCGCCCGAGCGAGACTCTGCCCTTGGAGAGCCTAAATTTGAGGACAGTGCCGATTTCCAAACTATATATGAAGAAGGCCAGCCATCAGGATCCAATTGGGAGAAAAGTTCTTCGTGGGATAAAGGTTGCAGTGGTGGCTCAGAATGGGGACTCTCAAGAAATACAGGTGGTGAGGCAGACCCGGAGTCTAATTGGGAAAAGACTACAAATGTTGAGAAGGAAGATGCCTTGTCTGGTTGGAACACTAAAAAAGATGCTCAAGAATCTTCCAAGTCAGAATCCAACTGGGAGAAAAGTTCTTCGTGGGATAATGGTTGCAGTGGTGGCCCAGAATGGGGAGTCTCAAAAAACACAGGGGGTGAGGCAGACCCGGAGTCTAATTGGGAAAAGACTACACATGTTGAGAAGGAAGATGCTTGGACTGGTTGGAACACTAAAAAAGATGCTCAAGAATCTTCGAAATCAGATTCAGGTGCTTGGGGCTTAAAGACAAAGGAtgatgatgcaaatacaacaccAAACTGGGAAACAAGACCAGCTCATACAGATTCTATTGTCCCAGAAAATAGTGAGCCGTCTTCTGACGTTTGGGGACTCAAATCTGTTTCAGACAAATCTTGGGAGAAAAAGAACTGGGGAACTGAATCAGCTCCTGCTGCATGGGGTTCAACAGATGCTGCTGTTTGGGGTTCTAGTAGCAAAATGAACTCGGAAACTGAATCAGATGCTGCTGCTTGGGGTTCTAAGGACAAAAAGAATTCTTACATTGGGTCAGGTGCTGGTGTTTTGGGTCCCTGGAACAAAAAGAGCTTGGAAACTGAGTCAGATAGTGCTACTTGGGGTTCTAGTGACAAAACTAAATCAGGTGCTGCTGCATGGAGTTCTAGGGACAGAAAAAACATGGAAACTGACTCGGAACCTGATGCTTGGGGTTCCCAGGTCAAAAAGAAATCTGACACTGAGTCAGGTCCTGCTGCTTGGGGTGCTTGGGACACAAAGAAATCGGAAACTGACTTAGGTCTTGCTGGTTGGGGTACCGGGGACAAAAAGAATTCTGAAACTGAATCAGGTCCTGCTGCTTGGGGTGCTTGGGACACAAAGAAATCGGAAACTGAATCAGGTCTTGCTGGTTGGGGTACCGGGGACAAAAAGAATTCTGAAACTGAATCAGGTCCTGCTGCTTGGGGTTCTTGGGGACAGCCAAGTCCCACTGCAGCAGACAATGATACcaatgaagatgatggaaaTCCGTGGGTTTCCTTGAAGGAGACCAAAAGTAGAGAGAATGATGATAAGGAGAGAATTCAGTGGGGAAATCCAGCCAAGAAATTTCCATCTAATGGCTCACATGGTAGCTGGTCCAATGGTGGTGGTGCAGACTGGAAAGGAAAAAGGAACCATACTCCTAGGCCACCTAGATCTGAGGATAATTTGGCTCCCATGTTTACAGCAACGAGACAGCGCTTGGACTCATTCACCTCTGAGGAGCAAGAGCTTCTCTCAGATGTTGAGCCAGTCATGAGGACTCTCAGGAAAATAATGCATCTGTCTGG GTACCCTGATGGAGACCCAATTTCTGATGATGACAAGACGTTTGTCCTGGAGAAGATTTTGAACTTCCATCccgaaaaagagaaaaagctcGGCTCTGGTGTTGATTTCATCACG GTTGATAAGCACACCACATTCTCAGATAGCAGGTGCTTCTTTGTTGTTTCAACTGATGGGACCAAACAGGACTTTTCATACAGAAAATCCCTCAATAACTATTTGATGACGACATACCCCGACCGCGCTGAAGAATTCATTGACAAATACTTTACTAAACCTCGGCCTAGCGGAAATAGAGACAGGAACAACCAAGATGCCACACCACCTGGGGAAGAACAGTCTCAGCCTCTGACTCAGTCTATAGGTAATGGAGGTGAAGACTTTCAGACTCAGTCTCAGTCTCAGTCTTCGTCTCAGAATCAGACTCAGAGTCAGACTCAGACTCAGTCTCCCTCTCAGACTCAGGCTCAGGCTCAGTCTCCATCTCAGACTCAGGCTCAGTCTCAGTCTTTGTCTCAGAATCAGACTCAGACTCAGGCTCAATCTCCATCTCAGACTCAGGCTCAGTCTCCATCTCAGACtcaggctcaggctcaggttcAGTCCCCGTCCCAGACTCAGACATAA